A portion of the Betta splendens chromosome 2, fBetSpl5.4, whole genome shotgun sequence genome contains these proteins:
- the LOC114843126 gene encoding Y-box-binding protein 2-A-like isoform X1, whose translation MTDAEAQSAPPSAPVEDNAQPERKVIATLVQGTVKWFNVRNGYGFINRNDTKEDVFVHQTAIKKNNPRKFLRSVGDGEIVEFDVIEAAKGSEAANVTGPGGVPVKGSRYAPNKRRFRQRFFPRSPRPGDQGRPGDAPAGDGEAAGDDDRARPPPLRRRRPRRPRQDQQDGEADDPKDGDVGDDQTPRRRFWRPYRRPFRPRPPPDQSAAEPQGDGKQAEASEGPQTKAEAAQGDGQRQQRPRRRRQGASESSVSKNDTEKSAPEPGTPLQTSKPAEQKPTKSPKSSPKTSPKSSKSPEQAAAATDPAPAE comes from the exons ATGACCGACGCCGAGGCGCAGAGCGCTCCACCATCGGCACCGGTGGAAGACAACGCGCAGCCGGAGAGGAAAGTCATAG CCACCTTGGTCCAAGGCACAGTGAAATGGTTTAACGTGCGTAATGGATATGGCTTCATCAACAG GAATGACACCAAAGAAGACGTATTTGTTCATCAG ACTGCTATTAAAAAGAACAACCCTAGGAAATTCCTCCGCAGTGTTGGGGATGGGGAGATTGTGGAGTTCGACGTGATCGAAGCAGCCAAG GGCTCGGAAGCCGCCAACGTGACCGGGCCCGGCGGTGTCCCGGTCAAGGGCAGCCGCTACGCGCCCAACAAGCGCCGCTTCCGCCAGCGCTTCTTCCCTCGCAGCCCTCGGCCCGGCGACCAGGGCAGACCCGGCGACGCCCCCGCCGGCGACGGCGAGGCCGCGGGGGACGACGACCGGGcgaggccgccgccgctgcgccggcgccggcctcgCCGGCCGCGGCAGGACCAGCAAGAC ggggaGGCGGACGACCCAAAGGACGGAGACGTGGGGGACGACCAGACGCCGCGGCGCCGCTTCTGGCGTCCATATCGAAG ACCGTTCCGCCCCCGCCCGCCTCCTGACCagtctgcagcagagccacaggGTGACGGGAAGCAGGCGGAGGCCTCTGAAGGGCCCCAGACCAAGGCAGAAGCAGCTCAGGGAGACGGCCAGAGGCAGCAGCGCCCGAGGCGCCGCCGCCAGGGAGCCTCCGAGTCCTCCGTCTcaaaa AATGATACGGAGAAATCTGCACCAGAACCTGGAACCCCACTTCAGACCTCAAAGCCAGCGGAGCAGAAACCCACAAAGTCCCCCAAATCCTCCCCTAAAACGTCTCCCAAGTCGTCCAAATCGCCCGAG CAGGCAGCTGCCGCGACAGACCCAGCGCCAGCAGAGTGA
- the LOC114843126 gene encoding Y-box-binding protein 2-A-like isoform X2, which translates to MTDAEAQSAPPSAPVEDNAQPERKVIATLVQGTVKWFNVRNGYGFINRNDTKEDVFVHQTAIKKNNPRKFLRSVGDGEIVEFDVIEAAKGSEAANVTGPGGVPVKGSRYAPNKRRFRQRFFPRSPRPGDQGRPGDAPAGDGEAAGDDDRARPPPLRRRRPRRPRQDQQDGEADDPKDGDVGDDQTPRRRFWRPYRRPFRPRPPPDQSAAEPQGDGKQAEASEGPQTKAEAAQGDGQRQQRPRRRRQGASESSVSKNDTEKSAPEPGTPLQTSKPAEQKPTKSPKSSPKTSPKSSKSPEAAAATDPAPAE; encoded by the exons ATGACCGACGCCGAGGCGCAGAGCGCTCCACCATCGGCACCGGTGGAAGACAACGCGCAGCCGGAGAGGAAAGTCATAG CCACCTTGGTCCAAGGCACAGTGAAATGGTTTAACGTGCGTAATGGATATGGCTTCATCAACAG GAATGACACCAAAGAAGACGTATTTGTTCATCAG ACTGCTATTAAAAAGAACAACCCTAGGAAATTCCTCCGCAGTGTTGGGGATGGGGAGATTGTGGAGTTCGACGTGATCGAAGCAGCCAAG GGCTCGGAAGCCGCCAACGTGACCGGGCCCGGCGGTGTCCCGGTCAAGGGCAGCCGCTACGCGCCCAACAAGCGCCGCTTCCGCCAGCGCTTCTTCCCTCGCAGCCCTCGGCCCGGCGACCAGGGCAGACCCGGCGACGCCCCCGCCGGCGACGGCGAGGCCGCGGGGGACGACGACCGGGcgaggccgccgccgctgcgccggcgccggcctcgCCGGCCGCGGCAGGACCAGCAAGAC ggggaGGCGGACGACCCAAAGGACGGAGACGTGGGGGACGACCAGACGCCGCGGCGCCGCTTCTGGCGTCCATATCGAAG ACCGTTCCGCCCCCGCCCGCCTCCTGACCagtctgcagcagagccacaggGTGACGGGAAGCAGGCGGAGGCCTCTGAAGGGCCCCAGACCAAGGCAGAAGCAGCTCAGGGAGACGGCCAGAGGCAGCAGCGCCCGAGGCGCCGCCGCCAGGGAGCCTCCGAGTCCTCCGTCTcaaaa AATGATACGGAGAAATCTGCACCAGAACCTGGAACCCCACTTCAGACCTCAAAGCCAGCGGAGCAGAAACCCACAAAGTCCCCCAAATCCTCCCCTAAAACGTCTCCCAAGTCGTCCAAATCGCCCGAG GCAGCTGCCGCGACAGACCCAGCGCCAGCAGAGTGA
- the LOC114843126 gene encoding Y-box-binding protein 2-A-like isoform X3, which produces MTDAEAQSAPPSAPVEDNAQPERKVIATLVQGTVKWFNVRNGYGFINRNDTKEDVFVHQTAIKKNNPRKFLRSVGDGEIVEFDVIEAAKGSEAANVTGPGGVPVKGSRYAPNKRRFRQRFFPRSPRPGDQGRPGDAPAGDGEAAGDDDRARPPPLRRRRPRRPRQDQQDGEADDPKDGDVGDDQTPRRRFWRPYRRPFRPRPPPDQSAAEPQGDGKQAEASEGPQTKAEAAQGDGQRQQRPRRRRQGASESSVSKNDTEKSAPEPGTPLQTSKPAEQKPTKSPKSSPKTSPKSSKSPEVLELKD; this is translated from the exons ATGACCGACGCCGAGGCGCAGAGCGCTCCACCATCGGCACCGGTGGAAGACAACGCGCAGCCGGAGAGGAAAGTCATAG CCACCTTGGTCCAAGGCACAGTGAAATGGTTTAACGTGCGTAATGGATATGGCTTCATCAACAG GAATGACACCAAAGAAGACGTATTTGTTCATCAG ACTGCTATTAAAAAGAACAACCCTAGGAAATTCCTCCGCAGTGTTGGGGATGGGGAGATTGTGGAGTTCGACGTGATCGAAGCAGCCAAG GGCTCGGAAGCCGCCAACGTGACCGGGCCCGGCGGTGTCCCGGTCAAGGGCAGCCGCTACGCGCCCAACAAGCGCCGCTTCCGCCAGCGCTTCTTCCCTCGCAGCCCTCGGCCCGGCGACCAGGGCAGACCCGGCGACGCCCCCGCCGGCGACGGCGAGGCCGCGGGGGACGACGACCGGGcgaggccgccgccgctgcgccggcgccggcctcgCCGGCCGCGGCAGGACCAGCAAGAC ggggaGGCGGACGACCCAAAGGACGGAGACGTGGGGGACGACCAGACGCCGCGGCGCCGCTTCTGGCGTCCATATCGAAG ACCGTTCCGCCCCCGCCCGCCTCCTGACCagtctgcagcagagccacaggGTGACGGGAAGCAGGCGGAGGCCTCTGAAGGGCCCCAGACCAAGGCAGAAGCAGCTCAGGGAGACGGCCAGAGGCAGCAGCGCCCGAGGCGCCGCCGCCAGGGAGCCTCCGAGTCCTCCGTCTcaaaa AATGATACGGAGAAATCTGCACCAGAACCTGGAACCCCACTTCAGACCTCAAAGCCAGCGGAGCAGAAACCCACAAAGTCCCCCAAATCCTCCCCTAAAACGTCTCCCAAGTCGTCCAAATCGCCCGAG GTCCTAGAGTTGAAGGACTGA